The following are from one region of the Arachis duranensis cultivar V14167 chromosome 10, aradu.V14167.gnm2.J7QH, whole genome shotgun sequence genome:
- the LOC107471893 gene encoding B3 domain-containing protein LOC_Os12g40080: protein MASSSRQQNKHSPSSSTSTGTSFFKIILRKALQNENFKLTKKFTTQYGSVVSNPLYLKSRDGIEWKVYWTKHDGAILFKKGWKEFVAYYSLDHGHLLWFEYNIGTSHIEVRIYDMSCHEIKYPANDQIKEQSPCRGQQPVKRPKEPKIIDVDSSPNTQNMRLNEGQQKKRLNEPRSGGVRGQQRKKMRALVSSASKSRQLEDDAQIRNVERSLNSHDIKSKEKNHEMPVSVNRDSNGKRNRRRKDSESPVMPCPTRLESLKEAKKFKWEKPSFIIKITQRSQTRAPCYFSTKFFRKYFENNPQNANIRFGKKLFPVKLIYRPSSCVAFISAGWNLFARASKLQAGDVCLFKLINRKDPVFDVHICRRQRRESLSKPVTRVIQLPKEAKELNSQNPSFMVKIKDSDPRRSRPNLSAIFYRKYFKKNQQDVKLQFGKESWPATIIYNPSSKNSFISAGWSSFARASKLEVGNVCIFELINGKDLFDVHICRAQC from the exons ATGGCTTCCTCTAGCCGTCAACAAAACAAgcattctccttcttcttctacttctactggGACCAGTTTCTTTAAGATTATTCTCAGAAAAGCTCTTCAAAATGAAAACTTT AAGTTAACAAAAAAGTTCACTACACAATATGGTTCTGTCGTATCAAACCCATTGTATCTTAAGTCTCGAGATGGTATTGAATGGAAAGTCTATTGGACTAAACATGATGgtgcaattttgtttaaaaagggTTGGAAAGAGTTTGTTGCATATTACTCTCTTGATCATGGCCATTTGTTATGGTTTGAGTACAATATTGGAACATCTCACATTGAAGTACGCATATATGACATGAGTTGCCATGAAATAAAGTATCCTGCCAATGATCAGATCAAAGAGCAGTCGCCATGCAGGGGCCAGCAGCCGGTGAAAAGGCCAAAAGAACCAAAAATTATAGATGTGGATAGCAGTCCCAACACCCAAAACATGAGACTTAACGAGGGACAACAGAAGAAAAGATTAAATGAACCACGGTCAGGAGGAGTCCGTGGCCaacagagaaaaaaaatgagagcaCTAGTGTCATCTGCTTCTAAAAGTAGACAGTTGGAAGATGACGCACAAATCAGGAATGTTGAAAGAAGTCTCAATTCACACGATATAAAATCCAAAGAGAAAAACCATGAGATGCCAGTGTCTGTCAATCGAGATTCTAATG GtaaaaggaatagaagaagaaaagattcTGAATCTCCTGTTATGCCCTGTCCTACAAGACTTGAATCTCTGAAAGAAGCTAAGAAGTTTAAGTGGGAAAAGCCCTCTTTCATCATTAAGATAACGCAACGGTCTCAAACGAGAGCACCATGT TACTTTTCAACTAAATTCTTCAGAaagtattttgaaaataatccACAAAATGCAAATATAAGATTTGGAAAGAAGTTGTTCCCTGTTAAGTTGATCTACAGGCCATCATCATGTGTTGCCTTTATATCTGCTGGTTGGAACCTTTTTGCTCGAGCTAGTAAATTACAAGCCGGAGATGTTTGTTTGTTTAAGCTCATCAATAGAAAGGATCCGGTGTTTGATGTTCATATTTGTCGTCGACAACGCCGCG AATCACTTTCCAAACCAGTGACTCGTGTGATTCAGCTCCCGAAAGAAGCTAAGGAGCTCAACTCACAGAATCCCTCTTTCATGGTCAAGATAAAAGACAGTGATCCAAGGAGATCAAGGCCT aacttatcagctATCTTTTACAGaaagtattttaaaaagaatCAGCAGGATGTAAAATTACAGTTTGGAAAGGAGTCGTGGCCTGCTACAATTATCTACAATCCGTCATCGAAAAACAGCTTTATTTCGGCTGGTTGGAGCTCTTTTGCTAGAGCAAGTAAATTAGAAGTTGGAAATGTTTGTATTTTTGAGCTCATCAATGGAAAAGATCTGTTTGATGTTCATATCTGTAGAGCCCAATGCTAG